The Narcine bancroftii isolate sNarBan1 chromosome 8, sNarBan1.hap1, whole genome shotgun sequence region ACTTTTCACTAAAGCAAATCAATAGCTTTCATGTTCCATTTGAAATGATTTGCTGATCTTTATTTTACTCAGACCTATTGGTTTACTGCACTTGAATGCAAAATTGAATAATACTTTTGTTTGCAATGAACAATTGTTGTAACTTGACTTTTTAAGTAAATCTTTCTCATCCTATCTTTTGGAAGTATTTACTGACTAGTTGCTGGCTGGAAACCATATCCATTGGTTTTGCAATTTCCCATTGTTTACTTTGTGAACTTTGCTGAATGCAAGTGGGATATGATTCCACAATTGTTTTCATTCAAAGTGATACAAAATTAGATATTGAAAGATTACTCAGTGAAACCATGACTAATTTGTATCATTAAGTGTGTGTGATCATTATCACTGGATGATGAGagcaaataaatgttctttgattttatCATCTCAGCTTTGGTCTATTAAAGCCTTCTGAAAGAACTTGAGTCACAGAATGGCTCAAATCTGCTAATTCAGTGAAaccccaaaattaaaaaaaacttttctacatttgcttttgagAAGCCAACGCGCATCTTTACCAGGAGAGTACCTGCGATCAAACTGGCTCACATAATGTTCTTGATGAGAGGTACAGCATTGGAGTTGATGATTACCAgtgaacagatacaaatctgacCCTGCAGCAGTGACGGTAAATTAActaccgtatattttggtgtacTAGTCgaatcttgaaaccctcaaaaagtaCTCAAAAATCAGGGTTTGATTAGTACGCCAGAATCAAAAATGAGACCTTAaagtcaactttttaaaaaaacgacATAGATTTGGCGTACAAGACGACCCAAGTACCTCCCCACTGATGGCACTGCCGCTCCCCGACACTTTCCCACCGCCAAAAACATCTTCCTCGTAGAggctgaggtccccgctcctgcctgggagctgaTATGAAGCCATGGTTCCTATACCAAGCACTGTTTGATGTGGATGGCATCGCACCCAAAGTTGAGAAGACTCCGATTGCAGCTGATGctaaagacttggacccagcttcgtttggcatcttcccagacAAAACAAAggggttttattttttaaaaattgcttaatttacagattgtTACTTGAcaattggggtgttgtaacaaagtttgggttgaaGCCCAGACCTCAGTCTCTGGCACgttccttgcagaaaattggAGAGTCGACATGTGCCTGATAATGATAAAATCATGAAAATGGGGACCCTACTTATCTCAAGGCcgacttatacgccaaaatatatggtacgtGATTTTTCTGTTAAACTTTTTAGATATGTAGTATACGGGACAAAGTATTCCATTTGATATGAGAACAATGACAGAATCCAcaaattcatcaattttttttctcaaataaaaCAATGTATTTATGAAGTAGATATTAACTCaaaaacaaacataaaattagttttccTTTTATTGTGGCAAAAGATGTCGAGTTCTTAAAAGGAATAATATCACAGTAAAAATGAATGTTCTTGTGAGCAGAGAGTTTGTTGGATGAGAAATAAATATAGAGCAGGTAAATAACCTCACGATCAGAATAACCCAAATCATAATTGGAGAATAATGAAATACAACAGTGGTTGAGTTGTAGTGTCCTGTAATGGGCAAGACACTTGATTTTCATTCTTCCCGGTGACACCCAGTTTGGCAAAGTTTAACAAAATTACGTTATAATTTCTTTCTTGTTACCGGCAGATTCAGCAGCTACTGTCCATATTTGAAAAATTCTGTCAATATGACCGTATAATCGAACTCCTCTGGTTCTGTGGTTATCCCCAGTTTCTCCTGCTATTGTGGAACTACACCAGATTTTGTGGTAGTTCTCTGTATTCAAAGACTAAAatacataataaaaataatataaaataataaaagaCATAATAGCAAATAAAACATTCTTTAAAAAGTCACTTTAATAAATAAATCCTGACATTAGAAGAATCCATTTATTTTTGACTGATCAAAAGCCAATGCACTTCAAAAAATATATACAATTTTACTGATTATTAGTATTTTCAAATGTTATATGGGGAGACAAATACACAATTTGTTACATGTTCCAGTAACTTGTCTTAAATGGATTTTCAAGTTATCCACAACATGTGACCTATTGCCTCAAAGTAATaagaaatcttatttaaaatactgcattTGCAAAGAATCGTTTAATTTTGTATGagctaaacaagaaaattgtaaaaaaattataaacaaaATGATGGTTTGATTATCTTTGGTTCTGATCGAGATTTACATGTACCATTGGAAACACCATCCTATTAGCACAACATCAGCAGGTGCTAATTTAACAAATGGTTAGAATTGTTAACTTTTAAAATACCTGTTatgttttaaaaatacaaaaaatattaaaaataactaggcaaataaaaacaaaagaagcTAAGTTGGTATTTGTTCAGGGTAAAATCCCTGGCAAATAAGTCAGTTGCAGTGAAGCAAGCAAACTTTATTTTGCAATGAGAAGCATCGTTCATCTTTGTGAATGGCTTCTCACAGcagaaccaattttttttttacacgttAAAAAGGGCAATTTTCTCAGTTGTTGAGTGTGACAAACTCATTGAAGTAGATATTTATTTTGGTGCCTTCGTGGGGAGGATACAAAATGAACACTCCTGATAAGTTGTCCGCGAGAAATCCCTAACTGGTTTTACTTCAATAAATGATTCATTAGAGTGAACCAGCAAAAGCAGTTATATTCCCTttcagcaggttaaaaaaaaatgtgtaacaTTCTTAACCTTCGCTTCCGAACCTTCTGCTTCAACATGAGAGATAGAGACCCaactacatacatacatatatttgTTTCCCCAAATCATGATTTTTGATTTTAATGCAAAATATATCTACAAAATTTGAACATTTACATTAAATATATACAAGCAAACTCCCatgtctgcatttaaaaaaatacttataagaCTAGCCCTGGAGCAAGCTTAGATCTAATTTACAACCACAGGCTGACAAACATTTTCAACAATCCTCTCCCACTCTCGTAAAATTTAAAACACAACAACGGGAGAGGGTATATACATTTGTAATAACTTTGTCTTTTATGGTGAATATTGAAGAGCAACTTTGTATCACAAAGACAGTCACATTTTACAGAATACAGCTGTGATATTCTTCAATCTTACAGGCAGATTGAGCAACCACTACCCATATTCGAATATCTGTGCTAATTGAAACCGAATAAAACAGCATCCTCTTTGTAAAAACAAAAGCAATATTTCAAGGGACTTAGAAGGTAACAAATGTTGAAAGGTAAACACTGCAAAAACAGATCCATTGAAATGTGCAGGATATAACAATAATGTGCATATGTATTTAATTTGTAACTCTGGGCATGGACTTTTCCCAAAAACAGTAGGGGAGTTCCAAGGTTATTTCGAGTGGTGGTTTCACCTGCACTGGTAAAATGAGAGGTTCATCACAGGGAATACTTGAGACTGGGATTGTTATTTTCCTAAGTCATTTAATGATTCAGTGATTCACCACTTCTAATGGTCTGGCCCACTGTAGGTACATAGAAACTAAAATGTAATTTCAATGCATTTTCTGTTTCcactttaacacagcaaaatgtaTGTTCCATTTCTATAATATGCACATTTTTAGAAATGTGGAACAagctaaaattttttttttcaaaaaatagatCACCTTTATAAAAATTGAAGAGTACACTTGAACCTTTGACAAGGCTACCCCCAAGTATATCGATAAGTGTACTTTTAAGAACTGGTTAATTAATGGTAGCCAAAATGTAAAGCAGCCACAGCtacttctgcaaaaaaaaactgcatcatCGAAGATTACTTGGAAGGAAGTTAACTTTGCAGGGATCTTTCCTCTCGTACGTTTTTCTGTATTCATGCAGTGTCTGCTTCCTTGAATTTTTCAACACTTATTAAAGTGTTGCATTCTTgcattttttccattttctcttgGCTTCCTGAGTCCACAGGTGTACAATAGGGACTCTGACCCTTGGAGCTGTTCCATATTCCATAACCAAAGTAGATCAAAAAGCCTagagaaaaataaagattttagcaacatacatttcagaaaaattctcaaaatattttattcctATCAGGAAATAAGAAATATCTTACAAAACAGGAAAAGTAACCTGAAGCACTGTTGTTGAATTTGCAAATAGATAACTCAATAAGTTATTTAAAGGTTCTGATAAGAGTAAATTAATGAGGGCAGGGAAGTAGATGTTGGTTTACAGTTATTTTAAAGTCATGAGGGACATAGAAAAAGGTAAATAGTTTTTCCCAAATGCAGGGAATCTATAACTAGAAGGCATTGGTTTAAGACAAGAggggaaatatttttaaaagaacccaaatgGGCATCTATTTCGACAGGTAATGTgagacaagctgccagaggaagtggtagaggtggagaCAATTGTAATATTGataagacaggtacatggataggaaaggttcagagggatattgGCCAAATGCAGACAGATGGGATTAGCCTGGTAAGCATGGAGAGGTttagccaaagagcctgtttctgtgctgtagaatgcAGAGAATGTTTTCACTGAGACCATCATTTAAAAACTGTCATCAAACAAAAGGGAATTCAGAAGAAATTTCCTTACCCAAACAGTGTTGAGAGTATGGAAGGTGATGTGAGCATGGACACAGTTAAGTGGTGGCTGGTCAATATTCAAGGGAGGAAGGAATATAGGACTGAGATAATAGAATTGGATGAAGAGCCATTTTGTGCTGTGAATATTCCATGCTATCTTGGATGGTAAAAAGTCAGATGATTGTTCTGACTGCACATTTTACACAATAAAAAGcaaatttttggggggggggtggggggaggtctgGGCTTATTTTGAGCTAACACCCTCAAACCCTATTTTACATTCCACCTCTGAAACACTTATTCTGAAAATTAAACCTGACATTTTCTCGACTTCCTAGCTCCGACAAAAGTTCTTAACCTCAGTTTCTCTTCCCACAAATGCTGCCCAAatgtctcttgcattttttttcttatttcacacttacaacatctgcagttttaaatttaatttcaaaacaGAAAGCGGGTCATGATGAATTTCACAGTATTACTTTCTGTACTATTTTAATGGTTTACTTATACAGTGAGTCTGATAAGTCGGTAGAAGTTCATTTATACTTGCCTATAAGCATCCAAATTGCAAACATCGTCCAAGTGCCcaaatccatcatcaccatcaagtAAACGTTTACAAAGACACTGACGATAGGTAGGAAGGGAAGGAATGGTACCTGAAAGGGCAAAGGGAAaatactgattttatttttctctcaacTATTAAAACAACATTTCTCACAGAATCAAAATGCTGTGCATGCTTGAACTATTTGGCTCACATAGCTTTTCTGCATTCATTCAAATTCTGGCTTTGTCTCCAcacatactgcctgacctgctgaatatttctataATTTTTATTGTCTGCCATTCAAGAGGGAACTAATTTTGCTTCTTCATTGATTTCATGGCCATTTTAAACTAGAACATTGAAATTAGGGTGCAAAAACTAAGGCAAACTTTCCACTGTTCCTAGTGATTACGAAGATTGAAAGATTTACCTTAAAAGTAAGTGGCACTTTACTCTGTGGCTGTTTCCAGATCACAAACGTAATAACTGCAACCACCAGACAAAGTGTCCCAAGCAGCATTACCCAGAGGACTTGTCCATCCAAtatttccctgtgatatttggCAATAATAATGGCAATACAAGTCAAGACGATTGCTGAAATGGAAATAATGAAACAGGAATCTTAGATGCGAGACAATGTGAATCaataggaaaaaaataacaattggACTTGTGTTGAATTAAGCCAGGCTGACTTTTTGTGGCACACACAAGGCCTAGAGAATACTTCGATTTACTCACAAACAATATTTTACCCTAACCACACGTGATTATTCTTTCTTCCACAGGAGGAATAccttgggaataaaatgtcaagctGTTGAACAATTAAATGCCCTGGCTGCTCTCCAAACCCCGCATGAACTTACACCCATATTCCTTTTAATAATTGGATCCTAAATCCACAAGTAAACCATAAATATCAATTTCTATTATCTGCATCGGCACAAGGAGAGTACATTCTTTACAAGCAGAACCAGTGATATCACTGGCAATCAAAAGATCATTTTCACAGAATGTTCCACATAAAAGTCACAGTGTTTCAATCTCAGGGTACTTACAAAGAATTCCAACACAGATGTAAATTATTAATCCAGAACTTTTTGTGGGTTTTTTCCCTTTTGGGTAGAATAGTAACTTTAATGACATCAAAGCTTTATCTTCATCTTGATCATTTTCACTGTTGATTTGAGTTTCCAGGTTGGCTTTGCTTTCTCCAAATGGAGTCATTTCATACAAATCAGATTTCATAAGCTGAGGAGGCTGATATCTGGGAACAGAATAAAGCTAGAATTAAacctttgtgatgccacctgGAAGTTCCTCAGTTACACACTATTCTGACCTTTACATATATTGCTGCTGTTTCATTGTTGCTGGGTGTAAATAATGGGAATTTTAATCCAACTGGCCACATGCACGGTAGTAATTTAAGATGACATTGCCATCTTAACCAGGTCAATCAATGAAGGCGATCAATTCTGATCTTCGTCCCGTCAATGAATAATAACACAATATTAATTGTGtctgaaaaattatttttgtCTATCAGCAACATATTTGCAGTAACATGGCAATAAGTTGTTAGCTTCTGGCTGAAGAAGAACCACTTCACTCACCTGAGGATAAGAACACAAACTGCCACCAAGGAATAAGCAAGTAATGTACCAATAGACATGAGATCAACTAGAACATCCAGGTCGAAGAGCAAGGCCATAATAGCTGatgaacaaaacaaaaacaaatgtgACTTCAAACACATCTACACGTGGATACACTGTGATCGATTCATTTATTTGGTCATTTCAACCTCTGtgaaacaaaataatatttattaaatgTTTCAAGAAAAGTTACAGGAGTTTCACATTAATGAGAGCACACCGTGGAACAGCACAAACGTGATACAGGTTTCATCATCTAACTACCATACATTTGCATTTTTAGTTACTGAGCAGGGAATTCATTAAAATTGACCAACTACCAGGAGAGTGGTGTTTCACTGTAAAATGGCTCATTAGGATGCTGATTTTATTCTCTACTCACCAGACACAATCCCAGAAACAATGGTTGCATGCACTGGCGTCCtggtttttttgtgtgtgttcccCAGGAAGCGGAAGAGCAACCCATCCTCAGCCATTGCGTATATGACACGCGGCATAGGAAACATAGAGCCCAGTAAACTAGACGAGAGAAAGGGACAATAGTAAAGAGATCAGGACCACTCAGTGTTGAACCTACTTCATTTCTAAGTTTGTGTGCTCTTGTTACACAAAAAGTTCTGTCTTATTTGTTTCTTTTGGTTGCAGATGCACAAGATTCTAGAACTAGAGCTACTGGCATTATTTGGCGGGGTAGTGCGGTTAGCGCAACTTTGTTACAGCAGCAGACTGGGATTctaatcccttgctgtctgtaaggagtcacAAGGAAAGACAATGACTGCCGACAATGGTGACATGAGCACATTTCTAACAATGAGAAATCATGAAAGGGGAAACCAGCACCATGGTTAGGACTGATGAGCAATCACTCCCACAGATTCCTCCATAAAGACATTATTAACAAATTTAACACCCTGGAGACACTAATTGGCATATCCCAAGATCTGGTCACGTAAAGAACCAaaatataattctttttttttaaattggaaaatgtggagcccttatttagattatatgggtttaaagttTTGAACTTTGTTCAGCACGTTGTGGTTAGTTATCCTATTCCGTGGCATTTAATTATATAATTGATAGTtatatttcctttctttctttcttctatttTTGGGGTTGGGGGtaatagggagagggagggagtggggggaggatgGATTTGGTACATACCACATTGTTTTCTCTATATGAATTTTTATATTTGAATGTAATGtggcttaaaattttaaacaaagtATTCAAAAGAATCATTGGAAATACTCATCGGGTCAGGCAGTATTTGTGGGAAGACAAAGTTAATGATTCAGCTTCATGACCTATCAGAACTCCGGGGATTTTTCCTTGCATTTTCTGTTGTCTAGCTTCCAggggtatttattttttaaaaagctttttgAGCACTTATCTGTATGGCTCAGCTCCTAGCTGATTAAACCCACTGAATTATTCAGAAGAATTTATTTGAAGCTGACAGGAAAATCTTTTTAGTGGTTCACTGAGTAGTTTCCCTGAATAAAAATTCTGTATACCTGGTGGAGAGTGCACAGAGGGAGCCAACAGCCACAATGTACCGTGCAGGTTCCCAGCCAACATGCAGGAAGGCCTCAGGCAATGGGCTTTTCTTGTTCAGGATGTAGTAAGGCATCATAAGTGTGAGAGCAGCAGACACTCCAAAGTATGCCACAAAGCAGATCAACAGGGAAACCACTATCCCAATAGGAATCGACTTCTGAGGATTTTTTGCTTCTTCACCTAAAAACAGCAAACACAAAAACAAATTTAATACAAAACCACAGTAATGGAATAGGAATGCTAAAAACCTGACATGAAACCATGAGGTGACGGAAATACATAGATTGTGCAAGTTAACAATTCGGGTTTTGACTTgaaatatatttgtgcatgtatgtctgtttttttttgtctgttcttcatgcaaatcaatatggagcactctaaaAATGTCCAAGggggttcagtaggggtaacatttggtgctgaatgtcatgaccacattgaatttaatgtttaaggtcatatgaagttcaaaaaaaaaattcaacttgcaccagggacacctcaattagttacagtgctgCGCATCAATGTACATACAGAATAAAAAACAAAGTGGCCAAACCAAGTTCAATATGGGCCCCAATAAAGAGAagaacattggcagaagctcttcacaagcccataAAATCAGACAAAGGAAGAAGCAAGAGACAGTAGAGGAGCATCAGTCTCggctcactgttgatgcttccagacaaagagcaggcagcaggaaaccaaACAGCAGCGATACaccgtctcagtgctcaggcttCCAGACAGGAAAcaggcaggcagcaggaaactgaacAGCAACAACAAGCCCACCTCCATGCTCAGGGCTccaaataaggagcaggcagcaggaaactgaggaacaatGCCAAGCCCACCTCAGTGCCGATGCCGCCAGGCATTCCATGAGCAGACAACAAGAGTCTGCTGAGGAAGAACAAGCAATGAGAACAAAAGCCACCAGCCGAAGGGCAGCACCCTTTACTCCAGCCAACTTGCTAAATGCTGCATTCAATTACTCAGTTGACATTGAGTATTCTTCCATTAATTATAGTTGGAATTGGCTCCATGTCAGAGGTATGCCAACACTGTGGAGCAGCAAAGAAGTGGAACGGTGAAATGCTGTTGATATGTTGTTCCATTGGAAAACCGAGCATACCTCTACTGGCCAAGCCTCCGCAGCTATTGAAAAGGCTGCTGCTCGTCACCACTGCAGAGTCCAAACATTTCCTAAAGATGATCAGAGCCTACAACTCAGCATTTCAGATGATATCTTTTGGACCCAACATCATCACAGAAGGGGACTTCATGCCAACATTTAAAGTCCAAGGACCCAAGtattttgggtattttgtttcaatcaTATAGTCAacactgagtgttttatttcccaggcAATGCCGGGTATCCTGCTAGTTCATAATAATTAGGCTTCTCTGCACATTTGGGCAGACTTTATTTTCACAAGCTCCAACATCAAGGTGACACATCATGTGCTTTGGGGTTGATATGCAAGAGCATGAGCTCTGTGTAATAGGCATTAAAACCTCATCTTTATTACTTTCAGAAGATTGCACCCAAGTTGCAGAAAACTTTGGTCTGTACCTGTAGATGCAATACAGTCGAATCCTACAAAGGCATAGAAGCACGTTGCAGCTCCTGTGAGAACTCCAAAAGTTCCAAAAGGAGCAAATCCTCCAGAACCAAACTTTCCTGGTTCAGTTTCAGTGCTAAGAAAGACacaaacaaaatatttatattattaaTGTACCTGTGTATAAAAATAACACATAACTAAACAATTGCACATTCCAAAAGCATCCCTTCATGTATATTTGAACCCCCCAAAAACAAGCTAGTTTGGATTCAGCGGAAAGGTGCAAAAAGGTTCAAACTCAATCCCATTTATGATTCTAATGAAGATGGACCAAAGGGTGGATGGCCATTGAGCTCTTACCCAAGGGCTGATCATTGATATATTTGAAACGATTTTCATACATTTGTAGtagcataatttttttaaaattaatgccagctgtgtttcccaatatctgtatGATACTGCCTTCATGGTACTGAATGTGGTTAAGGAGAATCAGAAATATTTTCTCCAGGTGTCACTTGCTTCTCTGTCATGGACCGAAAATTTCTGCAACATCACTGCTTGATACAATTTCTCTTAGTGCCAAACACGAAAGGAAGTGAAAAATGCTAAAAGGCATCTAGATTAATTTCCAAAAGATTTGAAATGAAATAGAATGTCCCCCCATTATCACAGTTGCACATAGACCATTAGATTTTAATAAGTATTTTCTTCACTATCACCTTTAGAAAACTGAAGCTGAGATGAAGAAAATTTGGGTCCATATCTCTAACTATAACGCAGTCAAACCctacaaaggaaccacatgtatgttttttttaaattggcttcCTTAAATGCAGCAACCCTGAGTAGCTGCataatggggagggggtggaattcTGAATGCTGGATGAAGTACACCATCTGAAGGAAGGCTCTCTAGAACTGTGATGCAACTGATATTATTAGGCTTACGCTGGGGTTTAGGAAgggcagttgaaccctttggagcagattgaaaataaaaatattaattaaattggGGGTCAAAAATAAATCACTTTCAAGTGAAAGGGGAGAGAATTCCAAAACTAAACTTTGGAAGAGAAGAACATACCTGTTGATTAAGGTTTCATTGTAGTCAGACTCTGTTAACTGCCAGTTTTTGATGTCTCCTTTCACAAACCCACTTATAATAACAAAACTCAGGACCATTAAGTTTATGGCAGTAAAGACTTTATTTACTAGTGCTGATTCACTCACTCCAAATGCCAAAAGACCTTTTAAAAACACAAAGACAAAATAATTTCATTGGACGTTATATAACAACACAATTTTGTTTAATTAAGCCATagggcatggtaacaggcccaattACATCTGATCTagaacccctgtacgttttgaacagtgggagggaactggagcaccccaaggaaacccacgcagacatggggagaatgtacagcaggggattcgaaccctggtcctgattgctagcATTGAATCACTGTTGTGTTAACCACGCCACCCCTTATTTTAACAatattggtgtttttttttatttttagtggACCACAAACCCAGAAATTTGCTTGGGAAGAGCAGAAGGGAGAGTAGGAACAATGCAAACAGGAGTTGGTCAATATCAGAATTTGTTTTCTGCAGATGGGTATGCATGGTGGGGCAGGAAATGAAGTCTCCCAACACTTTTTGATGttaaaaaaagcaaaacaaaTTCTAAACTACTCGGCTTTTGTCGGGTACTTGGTTTAAGACTAAAGACACATAAATACCAGATGGAGTTCATTTTAGAGAAAGTAAATTTTAGCAATAAATGTGTGAAGGAAGCGCTGCTccgaagggttcaactgcccTTCCTAATGCCGGGATCTCTGTACAGGTATTAAATGGTCTGTGGGAGGAGGCGACGGTGTTTTAAAACTAAAATCATGCAACCACAGCCTTGTGATCAAGATGGTAACACTTATGCTTGTCAGTGGACATGAGGGATTGTAGACTCTGGGGAGAAGTGGCTTGGTGCAGGACTCCAAAATTGTCTCcccattgagaagaagaagcaagaGTAGATGGCCCTACAAGACAGTGACTACAGCAGTGGactagcgaggggctcagtggctgctGGTGCCTGGCGGTCGAAGCACCTGCACAGGCTATGGGCTActggaggc contains the following coding sequences:
- the LOC138740419 gene encoding cationic amino acid transporter 3-like, producing the protein MANKILKTFGKKLIRRRIVDCNTDETRFVRCLTTLDLIALGVGSTLGAGVYVLAGEVAKDKAGPAIVLCFLISALASVLAGLCYAEFGARVPKTGSAYLYSYVTVGEIWAFITGWNLILSYVLGTASVARAWSSTFDSLINHKISSFFGNYLNMNSPGVLAKYPDIFAIILILLLTGLLAFGVSESALVNKVFTAINLMVLSFVIISGFVKGDIKNWQLTESDYNETLINSTETEPGKFGSGGFAPFGTFGVLTGAATCFYAFVGFDCIASTGEEAKNPQKSIPIGIVVSLLICFVAYFGVSAALTLMMPYYILNKKSPLPEAFLHVGWEPARYIVAVGSLCALSTSLLGSMFPMPRVIYAMAEDGLLFRFLGNTHKKTRTPVHATIVSGIVSAIMALLFDLDVLVDLMSIGTLLAYSLVAVCVLILRYQPPQLMKSDLYEMTPFGESKANLETQINSENDQDEDKALMSLKLLFYPKGKKPTKSSGLIIYICVGILSIVLTCIAIIIAKYHREILDGQVLWVMLLGTLCLVVAVITFVIWKQPQSKVPLTFKVPFLPFLPIVSVFVNVYLMVMMDLGTWTMFAIWMLIGFLIYFGYGIWNSSKGQSPYCTPVDSGSQEKMEKMQECNTLISVEKFKEADTA